Proteins from one Calditrichota bacterium genomic window:
- the serC gene encoding 3-phosphoserine/phosphohydroxythreonine transaminase, translated as MVRRIHNFSAGPAALPLSVLEEVQKDLVDYKGEGLSVMEMSHRGKTFDGIIVEAQNLMKELMGIPDGYKVLFMQGGASLQFATVPMNLLGEGQFADYINTGAWSKKAIAEVKKLGLQHNVIASSEDKNFNYIPTDFHLDKDAAYLHMTSNNTIFGTQWQEYPDTGVIPLVCDMSSDINSRVIDVSKFAMIYAGAQKNMGPSGVTIVIIREDLLEKSPANLPTMCSYKIIGDKDSMYNTPPTFGIYIIKLVMEWMKSLGGIKAVEEINKEKGAILYNAIDSSDFYRGTVEIKSRSLMNIPFRLPSEDLEKQFIAEALENDISGVKGHRSVGGIRASTYNAVPMNSVKALVDFMKEFERKNG; from the coding sequence ATGGTTCGTAGAATTCACAATTTTAGCGCAGGCCCAGCAGCGCTTCCCCTTTCTGTTCTAGAAGAAGTCCAAAAAGATTTAGTTGATTACAAAGGAGAAGGCCTCTCCGTTATGGAAATGAGCCATCGCGGCAAGACTTTTGATGGAATAATTGTTGAAGCTCAAAACCTGATGAAGGAATTAATGGGAATTCCTGATGGATACAAGGTTCTTTTTATGCAAGGCGGAGCCAGTCTCCAGTTTGCGACCGTTCCAATGAACCTGCTAGGGGAAGGCCAATTTGCAGATTATATCAATACCGGTGCATGGTCAAAAAAGGCTATCGCAGAAGTAAAAAAATTAGGTTTGCAGCACAATGTAATCGCCTCCTCCGAAGATAAAAATTTTAATTATATCCCAACTGATTTTCATCTTGACAAAGATGCGGCTTATCTTCATATGACATCAAACAACACAATATTTGGAACACAATGGCAAGAATATCCGGATACCGGTGTAATACCTTTGGTTTGTGACATGTCTTCTGATATAAACAGCCGCGTTATTGATGTTAGTAAATTTGCAATGATTTACGCCGGGGCTCAAAAAAATATGGGACCATCCGGTGTGACAATCGTAATTATCCGTGAAGACTTGCTAGAGAAAAGCCCGGCCAATTTACCAACTATGTGCAGTTATAAAATAATTGGTGATAAAGATTCCATGTATAACACACCGCCTACTTTTGGCATTTACATTATAAAACTTGTAATGGAATGGATGAAATCTTTGGGCGGAATTAAAGCTGTTGAAGAGATTAACAAAGAAAAAGGTGCGATACTTTATAATGCTATTGACAGCAGCGATTTTTATCGAGGCACTGTAGAAATAAAAAGCCGTTCCTTAATGAATATTCCATTCCGTTTGCCATCTGAAGATTTGGAAAAACAATTTATTGCTGAAGCTTTAGAAAATGATATTAGTGGAGTAAAAGGACACAGGAGTGTTGGTGGAATTAGAGCATCAACCTATAATGCTGTGCCAATGAATTCTGTTAAGGCCTTGGTTGATTTTATGAAAGAATTTGAGCGTAAAAATGGATAA